The Streptococcus sanguinis genomic sequence ACAATTTCTCGACTTTGTCTCCCACTTACCCAGCCTCACTATCTATCTTGGAATCCTCATCTCCCTAGCAGGGTTCGCATTGCGGGTCTATGCAGTCAATTATCTCGGAAAAAACTTCACACTGGCCGTTCAAACAACCGATAGTCAACAATTAGTAGACCATGGCCCTTATTCTATTGTAAGAAATCCTGCCTATACTGGCAGTATCTTGTCTATCCTTGGTCTATCGATTACATCACTAAATCCTCTTACAATCATTATCAGTCTTATTTTACTCGTGGTAGGATATAGCATTCGACTTAGAGTAGAAGAAAAAGCTTTAAGCAATCACTTTGGGAAAAATTACGAAGCTTATTGCCAAAAGGTTAGATACCGAGTTTTTCCTTACATCTGGTAATCCCACCAAAAAACAAGCCACCCTGTCAGTCCTACAGTTGAAAGGTAGCTTGTTTTGTATTTTACTTTTATTTATCCAAATCCCTGACATATTGGTCGACTGCTAGGATAGCACCTGCAATATCAGAAGCTGAAATCTCAAATGGCATCTGATGAATGGTTTCACCCTCAATCGTCGCTTGCTGACCAACTTTGAGCAAATCTTCATAGCTGGTATTTTCTAAATGCATTTCTTTCAGAGTTGTCGGCATACCAATTTTTTGATAGAAGCGAATATATTTTTCCAATTCTTCTTTAGGTCGGTTTTCTAAGAAGAGCTGGGTCAAGGTTCCATAGGCAACTTTTTCGCCATGGGTCAGGTGATGAATATCTCCTGTGAGAGCTGTAAAGCCGTTGTGGATAGCATGAGCTGCTGCTAAACCTCCGCTCTCAAAGCCGACGCCGCTGAGAAGGGTATTGGCTTCAATGATATTTTCCAGAGCTGGAGTCACGACTTTCGCTTCACAGGCTGCAATAGCTTGCAGGCCATCTGCAAACAGTGTTTCTTCACACTTCTTCGCAATTGCTACACCAGCTAGACTCTGTCTTTGTCCCAGCATGGTAGTGCCATTTTTTTGCTGGACAGCACGCGCCTCTACCCAAGTCGCTAAACCATCTGCAATCCCAGAAGCCAGAAGTCGTTTTGGCGCTCCAGCAATCACTTTCGTATCCACCAAGACGAGTTCAGGATTTTTACTATAGAAAATATACTTTTCAAAGGCGCCGTCTTCTGTATAGATAACAGAAAGTGCTGACGTTGGGGCATCTGTAGAGGCAATGGTTGGCGCAATAACCACAGGACGTCCTAGTATGTCTGCAATCGCCTTCGCACTGTCAATGGTTTTTCCACCACCTAGGCCAATAACTAAGTCTGCTCCGTCTTTTTCAGCCAGAGCAACGACCCGATCAATTTCAGCGTCAGAAGCTTCTCCATTAAAAGCGACATGCAGCACATGAAAACCATAACGGGTAAGGTAGTCATTGAATTTTTCCCCAACAATCTGGTAAACCACATCATCACAAAGC encodes the following:
- a CDS encoding glycerol dehydrogenase, yielding MRIFASPSRYIQGEDALFENAKQILQLGSHPVLLCDDVVYQIVGEKFNDYLTRYGFHVLHVAFNGEASDAEIDRVVALAEKDGADLVIGLGGGKTIDSAKAIADILGRPVVIAPTIASTDAPTSALSVIYTEDGAFEKYIFYSKNPELVLVDTKVIAGAPKRLLASGIADGLATWVEARAVQQKNGTTMLGQRQSLAGVAIAKKCEETLFADGLQAIAACEAKVVTPALENIIEANTLLSGVGFESGGLAAAHAIHNGFTALTGDIHHLTHGEKVAYGTLTQLFLENRPKEELEKYIRFYQKIGMPTTLKEMHLENTSYEDLLKVGQQATIEGETIHQMPFEISASDIAGAILAVDQYVRDLDK
- a CDS encoding methyltransferase family protein yields the protein MNLQTIFTYVFFVIFISTEMWIKNKTKSNNVNDSADKGSRYIIIGSVICCLFLINGQFLDFVSHLPSLTIYLGILISLAGFALRVYAVNYLGKNFTLAVQTTDSQQLVDHGPYSIVRNPAYTGSILSILGLSITSLNPLTIIISLILLVVGYSIRLRVEEKALSNHFGKNYEAYCQKVRYRVFPYIW